A single window of Brachyhypopomus gauderio isolate BG-103 unplaced genomic scaffold, BGAUD_0.2 sc56, whole genome shotgun sequence DNA harbors:
- the pomca gene encoding proopiomelanocortin a, with protein MCSERSLGKNVHSRVLKEETTERLMVRRVRMGCPVWLLPLAVLSAAVSEVRPQCWENPHCRDLGSEESILDCIKLCRSDLTAESPFYPGDGHLQAFLEPIPNNVPVVTISPTEQEASESGSQQEAKRSYSMEHFRWGKPVGRKRRPIKVYTNGAEEESAEALPTEMRRELANNEVIYPLEGSTFHHQEKKDGTYKMNHFRWSGPPANKRYGGFMKSWDERSQKPLLTLIKNVINKDVHQKDQ; from the exons ATGTGCAGTGAAAGATCTCTGGGAAAGAACGTTCACAGCCGAGTCCTGAAAGAAGAGACAACAGAACGG TTAATGGTCAGGAGAGTGAGAATGGGGTGTCCTGTGTGGCTGCTGCCTCTGGCTGTGCTGAGTGCGGCTGTTTCAGAGGTGAGACCTCAGTGCTGGGAGAACCCTCACTGCAGAGATCTTGGTTCTGAGGAAAGCATTCTG GACTGTATAAAGTTGTGCAGATCTGATCTAACGGCAGAGTCTCCTTTCTATCCTGGAGATGGCCATCTACAGGCATTTTTGGAGCCCATACCCAACAACGTCCCGGTTGTCACCATCTCACCCACAGAACAAGAAGCTTCTGAATCTGGCTCACAGCAGGAAGCCAAGCGGTCCTACTCCATGGAACATTTCCGCTGGGGCAAGCCAGTGGGCCGCAAGCGTCGACCCATCAAGGTCTACACCAATGGGGCAGAGGAGGAGTCCGCAGAGGCTCTGCCCACTGAAATGAGGCGTGAACTGGCAAATAATGAGGTCATCTACCCACTGGAGGGCAGCACCTTCCACCATCAAGAGAAGAAAGATGGTACCTACAAGATGAATCACTTTCGCTGGAGTGGCCCACCTGCCAACAAACGCTACGGAGGTTTCATGAAATCTTGGGATGAGCGCAGTCAGAAGCCACTTCTCACACTCATCAAGAACGTTATCAACAAGGACGTCCACCAGAAGGACCAGTGA
- the snx9a gene encoding sorting nexin-9a isoform X3 encodes MNTVIQTPTRSIDDDEWDEESDDGRSGGNSWPQIQEGGGTIQLGAAHHSVKISLNKFQVFSKTPNTEVYLLSKHLPKETDRLPIYMGEVGPVWLYPQSQLDCVVAHPKKGSKMYGLKSYIQYQITPNSTNRPVNHRYKHFDWLYERLMGKFGCAVPIPSLPDKQVTGRFEEEFIKMRMERLQAWMSRMCRHPVVSNSEVFKLFLTYRDEKDWKVGKRKAEKDEMVGVMIFSSMDPEVPDLDPVDIEQKYETYSRFTRSMDEGVKGLLSVGHLHWKRCTGPLQKEYRHIGKALQNLSTVFSTSGYLGEATLTEPLMTTGKIYEEIAEIVSRQPKQDLHYLMETNSEYKGLLGCFPEIMGVHKAAIEKVKEADRLVAMNKISHQDKHNMAKNLSTMSYAFQAEMNHFHSNRIYDYNRVMRFFLQEQVKFYETIAEKLKQAVSQYTNL; translated from the exons ATGAATACCGTCATTCAAACGCCAACTC GTTCCATTGATGATGACGAGTGGGATGAAGAGTCAGATGATGGCAGGTCGGGTGGCAACAGCTGGCCGCAAATACAAGAGGGAGGAGGGACAATTCAGTTGGGAGCCGCCCACCATTCTGTGAAGATCTCTCTCAACAA ATTTCAAGTGTTTTCCAAGACACCAAATACTGAAGTGTATTTACTATCAAAACATTTACCTAAAGAAACTGACAGATTGCCGATATAC ATGGGTGAGGTCGGTCCAGTGTGGTTGTACCCACAAAGCCAGTTAGACTGTGTGGTGGCCCATCCAAAAAAGGGCTCCAAAATGTACGGCTTGAAGAGCTACATTCAATATCAGATCACACCTAAT AGTACAAATAGGCCTGTCAATCACAGATACAAGCACTTTGATTGGCTGTATGAGAGGCTTATGGGAAAGTTTGGCTGTGCAGTCCCTATTCCAAGTCTTCCAGATAAACAAGTAACAG GACGGTTTGAAGAAGAATTCATTAAAATGAGAATGGAGCGTCTACAGGCTTGGATGTCTCGTATGTGCCGACATCCTGTTGTCTCAAATAGTGAGGTTTTTAAACTGTTCCTCACCTACAGAGATGAGAAG GACTGGAAAGTAGGCAAACGGAAAGCAGAAAAAGATGAGATGGTGGGAGTGATGATCTTCTCCTCCATGGACCCCGAGGTCCCAGATCTGGATCCTGTGGACAT AGAGCAGAAATATGAGACATACAGCCGCTTTACCAGATCCATGGATGAAGGTGTGAAGGGTCTCCTTTCTGTCGGCCATCTTCACTGGAAGAGATGTACAGGAC CCTTACAGAAAGAATACCGGCACATAGGGAAAGCACTTCAGAACCTGTCCACAGTTTTCAGCACAAGTGGATACCTGG GAGAAGCAACTCTTACGGAACCACTAATGACAACAGGGAAAATATATGAAGAAATAGCGGAAATAGTTTCCAGACAG CCAAAACAAGACCTGCACTACCTGATGGAAACTAACAGTGAATACAAAGGACTGCTTGGATGCTTCCCTGAGATTATGGGAGTCCacaag GCTGCTATTGAGAAAGTCAAAGAAGCAGATCGTCTTGTGGCCATGAACAAAATCTCACATCAGGACAAACATAATATGGCAAAGAACCTGAGTACAATGTCATATGCATTTCAAG CGGAGATGAACCACTTCCATAGTAACCGTATCTATGACTACAATAGAGTCATGCGGTTCTTCTTGCAGGAGCAGGTGAAATTCTATGAGACT ATTGCTGAGAAGCTAAAACAGGCTGTCAGTCAGTACACAAACTTGTGA